CAGTTCGGGCTTCCACGCCGGCCGCCGCCGTGGAGGACTGGAGGCGACCGGTCAAGAGTCGAAGCCGAGGCCCATCCGGTCGAGCGTGCGCAGCCAGAGGTTACGCCTGCCCTGGTGCTGGTCGGCCTGGGCGATCGACCACCGGGTGAACTGGATCACCCCCGACCGCACGGGCTCGGGCGGGAACGGGATCGGCTTCTCGCGCACCATCGCCAGCTCGGTCCGCTCGGTGCGCTCGCCCGAGAGCAGGTCGAGCATCACGTTGGCGCCGAACCTCGTCGCGCCGACCCCCATGCCGGTGTAGCCGACGGCGTAGGCGAGGCGGCCGCCGTGCGCCTGTCCGTAGAAGGCGCTGAAGCGGCTGCAGGTGTCGATGACGCCGCCCCACCTGTGCGTGAAGCTCAGCTCCGACAGCTGGGGGAAGGTGTCGTAGAAGTGTCCCGCCAGCTTGACGAAGGTCTCGTCGCGCTGGTCGTACTCCTCCTTGACCTTGCCTCCGTTGTAGTAGACGGCGTCGTAGCCGCCCCACAGGATGCGGTTGTCGTCGGTCAGCCGGTAGTAGTGGAACTGGTTGCCGGAGTCGCCGACGCCCTGCCTGTTGTGCCACCCGACGGAGGCCAGCTGCGCCTCCGACATCGGCTCGGTCATCAGCGCGTAGTCGTAGACCGGCACCAGGAAGTGCTTGAGACGCTTCAGCAGCGGCGGGAAGACGCCGGTGCCGAGTGCGACCTTGCCCGCCCTGGCCACGCCGTACGGCGTGCGCAGGTCGATCGTGACGCCGTTGTCGTCCAGCGACCTGACGGGGCTGCGCTCGTAGATGCGCACCCCGACCTTGAGGCAGGCCTCGCGCAGCCCCCACGCCAGGCGGGCGGGGTCGACCATCGCGCAGCCACTGCGCTCCCACAGTCCGCCGAGGTAGGTGGGCGAGTCGACCTCGGCCCGCACCTGCTCCTGGTCCAGCGGGACGTAGTCGAGCCCGAGGTCCTGGATCAGGTCGAGGTGTTCGGCCAGGTCGTCGAGCTGCCACGGCTCGGTGGCGACGTGCAGCTCGCCGGTGCGCTCGAAGGAGCAGTCGACGCCGTAACGCCGCAGCGTCTGCTCGATCTCGTCGAGGTTCTCGACGCCCATGCGCTCGAGGCGGTCGATGTCCTGCGGCCACCTGTCGAGGCCGTTGGCGAGGCCGTGCGTCAGCGTCGCCATGCAGAACCCGCCGTTGCGGCCGGTGGCCGCCCAGCCGATCCTGCGTCCCTCCAGCAGGACGACGTCCTGCCCTGGGTCTCTCTCCTTGGCCATCAGGGCGGTCCACAGCCCCGAGAAGCCGCCGCCCACCACGACGAGATCGGCTCGCGTGTTGCCGATGAGCCTTTTGAGCGGCTCGGGCCTGGCCGGAGTGTCCAGCCAGTACGGCTTGCGCTCCGCGTCAGCAAGAGCCTTCAGCGGATCCACACATCTCACATCCCTACGTGAGTGTCATCTCTGAATGAATTGATTGCCCGATCAGTCAGTTGACCGCGCGCGGGTTCCCCCCGCCTGAATCCGATCTCGCCTCCCTGTTCCTTGCCAAGGTCTCGCAGGATCCCTCCGGCCACGGATACCACCGAAAGCCCAGGGACCCCGCATTACTAATGAGAAACGTGCGGGGAACCGCCGAAAGACAGTTGGACCAGGTCAGACGTTTGGATGCGGTCCATTACGCACGTTTCTCATTAGTATGCCGAAATCCCCCGCCGAAGCGGGGGATCACGGTCGCTTTCTAGGTGCGGCGTCTCGCGGTGACCGAGTTGATCACCGCGATCGCGACGCCCACCGCGAAGATGAGTGTTCCCAGGATATTCACCTGGGGTGGGACACCGATGCGGGTGGCCCCCCAGATCCACAGCGGGAACGTCTGCATCGCGCCGCTGGTGAACTGGGTGATGACGAAGTCGTCGATGGACAGGGCGAAGGCCAGCAGCGCCCCCGCCACGACCCCGGGGAGGATCATCGGGAAGGTGATCCGCCAGAAGGTCGTCCACGTGGAGGCTCCCAGGTCGCGGGCGGCCTCCTCGAGCGAAGGGTCGAGCCCGACCACGCGGGCCCGCACCGTGATCGCCACGAACGACAGACAGAACAGCACGTGGGCGATGAGCGCGGTCGTGAAGCCCATGTCCACACCCGTGCTCACGAACAGCGACAGCAGCGAGGCGCCCATGACCAGTTCGGGCGAGGAGATCGCGGCGAACATGATCAGGTTCGTCGCGCCCTGACCCTTGAACCTGTAGCGGCCGAGCGCGAGGCCCATCAGCGTGCCGAGCACGGTTGTGATCACCACGCAGATCACCGCGAGCTGGATCGAGTTGATCATCGCGTCGGTCAGGTCCGGATACTCGTCGAGCCGTCCCCACCACTTGAACGTGAAGCCCTGCCAGGAGACGTTCGACTTGCTCTGGGTGTCGTTGAAGCCGAACGCGATCATGACGGCGATGGGCAGGAACAGCCAGGCGATGATCAACCAGACGTAGCCGAACAGCAGCCGGTCGGCGAGTTTGCGCTTCCTCATCGGGCCGCCGCCTCCAGCACGTTCTCGGTGCCCAGCGCCTTGGCGTAAGCGAAGATGCCCACGAGCATCGCGGCCATCAGCGTGAACGACAGCGCGGCGGCGGACGGGTAGTCGTTGTTGACCAGGTACTTCGTCTGGATGATGTTGCCGATCATCGTGTTCTGCGGCCCTCCGAGGATGCCCGCGTTCACGTAGTCGGCCGTCATCGGGACGAACGTCATCAGCACCCCGGCGAACACGCCGGGCAGCGACAACGGCAGCACGACCTTGCGGAAGGCCGCGCTCCTGGTCGCGTAGAGATCCTGCGCCGCCTCGACGCTGCGCGGGTCCACCCGTTCCAGCGCCACGTAGATCGGCAGGATCATGAACGGCAGGTAGTTGTAGACCAGGCCGCCGACCACCGCGACCGACGTCTGCAGCACGTGGAAGTCCTCGGGCAGCAGGCCGGACGCCTTCAGCGGCGCCAGCACGATGCCCTCGTCGGCCAGCAGGAACTTCCACGACACCGTGCGCAGCACGAAGGAGACGAAGAAGGGCAGCAGGACGAGCAGCAGATAGGTGGACTTCCGCGAGCCGCCCTTGAACGCGATCCAGTAGGCGATCGGATAGGCGAGCGCGATCGCGATGATCGTGCCCGCCAGGCCGTAGCCGACCGAGCGCAGGAACTGGGTCTGGAACAGCACCAGGGTGTCGGCGTAGTTGGCGAAGTTGAAGGTCTGGGTGAACCCGTCGACCACGTTCCCCTCCTGGGTGGACACCGAGGCCATGAAGACCATCGGCACCACCAGGAAGATCGCCAGCCACAGCCCACCTGGCAGGATCAGCAGGTAGGGGGTGAGCCGCTTCATGTCGCTAGCCCTGGGTGATGGGCTGGAAGATGCTCTCGAAGAGCTGGTCGGTCTTGCTGTCCAGCATCAGGTAGCCACGCATCTTGGCCAGGTCGGCGTCGGACGGGTAGATCAGCGGGCTGTTCGCCAGCTGCTCCAGGAACTCCTTGTCCTCCCCCTCGGCCTTGGCCGCGTCGGCGAGCACGAGCTCCTTGGTCGCCGGGACGGGAGTGATGTAGTTGATGTACTCCACGAGCATCGTGGCGATCTTCGGCTGGTAGACGTAGTCCATCAGGGCCAGCGCGTCGACCGGGTTGCGCGCGGTCTTCGGGATGCACATGTTGTCCGACCAGATCGTCGCGCCCTCCTTCGGGACGACGAACTTGAGGTTCTTGCCCTCGGTGATCTGCTGGAACACGTCGCCCGACCAGGCCATGGTGATCCAGATGTCGCCGCGGACCAGCGCGTCGATGTAGTCGTTCTCGTAGTACTTGCGCACGAGCCCGGCGTCACGCTGCTCCTGCAGCTTGGCGGCGGCCCTGCGCCAGTCGGCTTCCTTCGACTTCTCGGGGTCGATGCCGAGCGCGAACATCCCGAAGTTGGCGATCTCCTGGGCGTCGATCATCATGCCGACCTTGCCCTTGTACTTCGGGTTCCAGAGGTCGTTCATGCTGGTGACCTCGTCGACGAACTCCGGGTTGTAGGCGATGCCGGTGACGCCGAGCGTCCACGGGATGGTGAAGGTGTTGTTCGGGTCCCACGCCGGGTTCTTGACCTTCTCCGCCGCGTTGGCGGCGAAGTTGGGCAGCTTGGAGTGGTCGAGCGGGGCCAGGTAGCCGAGGCTGATCGCCCGCTGGAGCTGGTTGCCGTTGGTCATGACCATCAGGTCGAAGCCGATGTCCGTGCCGGCGGCCAGCTGCGGCTGGATCTTGCCGAACCAGGAGCCGTTGTCCTGGATGGCCTCGGTGTAGCTGACCTTGATGCCCTTGTCCTGCTCGAACATCTTCAGCGAGGGGTACTCCTTGCCCTCCTTGTCGATGTAGAGCGGCCAGTTGGCGAAGCGGAGCGTGCCGTTCTGCTTCTTGCCGGCCCAGAAGTCGGCGACGGCGTCCTTCTTCGGGGCTTCGGCCTTCTTGCCCTCGACGCCGCAGGCGGCGAGAGCGAGGGCGGCGGCCGACATTCCGGCCAGCTTGAGTGCGTCGCGGCGACTGGTGGTCATGCCGCGGATGAAGGCGGGGTTCGTGCGGATGTCCATGAGCGGGTTATCAACTTCCAATCGCGTATGAGTGCTGCGGCTGCCAGGACAGCCAGACGGCGTCGCCGCGCTCGGCCGTGACCATCGCGTCATGCGCGTTCTGCTGGAACACCATCACCTCGGCGCCGTCGGACAGCCGTACGGCGTAGCTGTTGTAGGTGCCCAGGTAGACGACCTCGGCGACGGTGCCCGGCACCGCGCTGACGTTCTGCGTGGGTTCGTCGACATCGAGCGTGATCTTCTCGGGGCGGACGGTCACGGTGACCTCGCCGTCCTGCCCTTCGGGCACCAGCACGCGCCCTCCCGCCACCTTCAGGACCCCGCCGGCCAGGGTGCCGGTCAGCAGGTTGGAGGTGCCGATGAACCCCGCGACGAACGCGCTCGCGGGCCGCTCGTAGATCTCACGGGGCCCGGCGAGCTGCTCGACCCTGCCGTCGTTCATGACGGCGATGCGGTCGCTCATGGTGAGCGCCTCGCTCTGGTCGTGCGTCACGTAGACGAAGGTGATACCCACTTCGCGCTGGATGCGCTTGAGTTCGATCTGCATGGCCTGGCGCAGCTTCAGGTCGAGCGCGCCGAGCGGCTCGTCGAGCAGCAGCGCCCTCGGGTTGTTGACCAGTGCCCTGGCCAGCGCCACGCGCTGCTGCTGACCGCCGGACATCTCGCGCGGCCTGCGCTTCTCCCGACCGGTCAGGTCGACGATGTCCAGCATCTCCCCGACGCGGCGCTTGATGTCCGCGTCGGGGGTCTTCTTCTGCTTCAGCCCGAAGGCCACGTTGTCCCACACGTTCATGTGCGGGAACAGCGCGTAGGACTGGAACACCATGTTCACGTCGCGCTTGTTCGGCGGGACGTTGGTGACGTCCTGGCCGTGGAGCTTCACCGTGCCTCGCGTCGGGTCCTCGAACCCGGCGATCATGCGCATGGTGGTGGTCTTGCCACAGCCGGAGGGGCCGAGGAGGGAGAAGAACTCCCCCTCCTCGATGGAGAGCGAGACGCCCTTGACCGCCTGGACGACCTCGCCATGCGAGACGTACTCCTTGATCACTTCGTCAAGGTCGATAGCGCTGGTCATACCAGGAAATGTCCCTCTTTGTTGGGGCTATTCGCCGATGTAGTGCATGACGTGCTTGACGCGGGTGTAGTCGTGCAGGCCGAAGACCGACAGGTCCTTGCCGTAGCCCGAGTGCTTGAAACCGCCGTGCGGCATTTCGGAGACGAACGGAATGTGAGTGTTGACCCAGACCACGCCGAAGTCGAGCTTGTTGGACATCCGCATGGCCCTGCCGTGGTCGGAGGTCCACACCGAGCCGGACAGGCCGTACTGCACGCCGTTGGCCTTGGCCAGGGCGTCGGCCTCGTCGGTGAAGGTCTGGACGGTGATGACCGGGCCGAAGACCTCGTTCTGCACCATCTCGTCGTCCTGCTGGAGGCCGTCGACGATGGTCGGAGCGAAGAAGTAGCCCCTGTCACCGACGCGGTGACCGCCGGTGAGGACCTTGGCGTGCGCGGGGAGCCGCTCGAAGAACCCGGAGACCTTGGCCAACTGGTTCTCGTTGTTGAGCGGTCCGTACAGCGCGTCCTCGTTGGACAGGTCGCCGGTGACGGTGTTGGCCGCCGCCTCGGTGAGAGCGGTGACGAACTCGTCGTGGACGCTCTCGTGGACCAGCACGCGGCAGGCCGCGGTGCAGTCCTGGCCGGCGTTGTAGAGACCGGCGGTGGCGATCGACTCGGCGGCGCCCTTGAGGTCCTTGACGTCGTCGAAGACCACGACCGGGGCCTTGCCGCCCAGCTCGAGGTGGACGCGCTTCAGGTCGTCGGCGGCGCTCCTGGCGACGGCCATGCCCGCGCCGACGGAGCCGGTGATGGCGACCATCGAGGCGGTCGGGTGGCTGACGACGAGCGCGCCGGTCTCACGGTCACCGGTGACGACGTTGAACACGCCGGCCGGGAGCACGCTGCCGAGGATCTCGGCGAGCTTGACCGTGGAGGCCGGAGTGGTGTCGGACGGCTTGAGCACGATGGTGTTGCCCGCGGCCAGCGCGGGGGCGATCTTCCAGACCGCCATCATCATCGGGTAGTTCCACGGGGTCACCTGGCCGATGACGCCCACGGGCTCGTGACGGATGACGCTGGTGTGCTCGGCGAGGAACTCGCCGGCCGTGGGACCCTCGAGCGTGCGCGCCGCTCCCGCGAAGAAGCGAAAGTGGTCGGCGGCCACGGGGGTCTCGTCCTCGGCCATGCGGGCTCGGGGCTTGCCGGTGTTGAGGCACTCGGCCTCGTTGATCTCGTCGGCCCGCGCCTCGATCGCG
This window of the Nonomuraea africana genome carries:
- a CDS encoding NAD(P)/FAD-dependent oxidoreductase, with translation MDPLKALADAERKPYWLDTPARPEPLKRLIGNTRADLVVVGGGFSGLWTALMAKERDPGQDVVLLEGRRIGWAATGRNGGFCMATLTHGLANGLDRWPQDIDRLERMGVENLDEIEQTLRRYGVDCSFERTGELHVATEPWQLDDLAEHLDLIQDLGLDYVPLDQEQVRAEVDSPTYLGGLWERSGCAMVDPARLAWGLREACLKVGVRIYERSPVRSLDDNGVTIDLRTPYGVARAGKVALGTGVFPPLLKRLKHFLVPVYDYALMTEPMSEAQLASVGWHNRQGVGDSGNQFHYYRLTDDNRILWGGYDAVYYNGGKVKEEYDQRDETFVKLAGHFYDTFPQLSELSFTHRWGGVIDTCSRFSAFYGQAHGGRLAYAVGYTGMGVGATRFGANVMLDLLSGERTERTELAMVREKPIPFPPEPVRSGVIQFTRWSIAQADQHQGRRNLWLRTLDRMGLGFDS
- a CDS encoding ABC transporter permease; translation: MRKRKLADRLLFGYVWLIIAWLFLPIAVMIAFGFNDTQSKSNVSWQGFTFKWWGRLDEYPDLTDAMINSIQLAVICVVITTVLGTLMGLALGRYRFKGQGATNLIMFAAISSPELVMGASLLSLFVSTGVDMGFTTALIAHVLFCLSFVAITVRARVVGLDPSLEEAARDLGASTWTTFWRITFPMILPGVVAGALLAFALSIDDFVITQFTSGAMQTFPLWIWGATRIGVPPQVNILGTLIFAVGVAIAVINSVTARRRT
- a CDS encoding ABC transporter permease translates to MKRLTPYLLILPGGLWLAIFLVVPMVFMASVSTQEGNVVDGFTQTFNFANYADTLVLFQTQFLRSVGYGLAGTIIAIALAYPIAYWIAFKGGSRKSTYLLLVLLPFFVSFVLRTVSWKFLLADEGIVLAPLKASGLLPEDFHVLQTSVAVVGGLVYNYLPFMILPIYVALERVDPRSVEAAQDLYATRSAAFRKVVLPLSLPGVFAGVLMTFVPMTADYVNAGILGGPQNTMIGNIIQTKYLVNNDYPSAAALSFTLMAAMLVGIFAYAKALGTENVLEAAAR
- a CDS encoding polyamine ABC transporter substrate-binding protein: MDIRTNPAFIRGMTTSRRDALKLAGMSAAALALAACGVEGKKAEAPKKDAVADFWAGKKQNGTLRFANWPLYIDKEGKEYPSLKMFEQDKGIKVSYTEAIQDNGSWFGKIQPQLAAGTDIGFDLMVMTNGNQLQRAISLGYLAPLDHSKLPNFAANAAEKVKNPAWDPNNTFTIPWTLGVTGIAYNPEFVDEVTSMNDLWNPKYKGKVGMMIDAQEIANFGMFALGIDPEKSKEADWRRAAAKLQEQRDAGLVRKYYENDYIDALVRGDIWITMAWSGDVFQQITEGKNLKFVVPKEGATIWSDNMCIPKTARNPVDALALMDYVYQPKIATMLVEYINYITPVPATKELVLADAAKAEGEDKEFLEQLANSPLIYPSDADLAKMRGYLMLDSKTDQLFESIFQPITQG
- a CDS encoding ABC transporter ATP-binding protein, whose amino-acid sequence is MTSAIDLDEVIKEYVSHGEVVQAVKGVSLSIEEGEFFSLLGPSGCGKTTTMRMIAGFEDPTRGTVKLHGQDVTNVPPNKRDVNMVFQSYALFPHMNVWDNVAFGLKQKKTPDADIKRRVGEMLDIVDLTGREKRRPREMSGGQQQRVALARALVNNPRALLLDEPLGALDLKLRQAMQIELKRIQREVGITFVYVTHDQSEALTMSDRIAVMNDGRVEQLAGPREIYERPASAFVAGFIGTSNLLTGTLAGGVLKVAGGRVLVPEGQDGEVTVTVRPEKITLDVDEPTQNVSAVPGTVAEVVYLGTYNSYAVRLSDGAEVMVFQQNAHDAMVTAERGDAVWLSWQPQHSYAIGS
- a CDS encoding gamma-aminobutyraldehyde dehydrogenase; this translates as MTTRLQNFINGEFVDAKSGRFSDIIDPCTGEAYLQAPISGQEDVDAAYAAAAAAFESWGQTTPGERAGLLLKVADAIEARADEINEAECLNTGKPRARMAEDETPVAADHFRFFAGAARTLEGPTAGEFLAEHTSVIRHEPVGVIGQVTPWNYPMMMAVWKIAPALAAGNTIVLKPSDTTPASTVKLAEILGSVLPAGVFNVVTGDRETGALVVSHPTASMVAITGSVGAGMAVARSAADDLKRVHLELGGKAPVVVFDDVKDLKGAAESIATAGLYNAGQDCTAACRVLVHESVHDEFVTALTEAAANTVTGDLSNEDALYGPLNNENQLAKVSGFFERLPAHAKVLTGGHRVGDRGYFFAPTIVDGLQQDDEMVQNEVFGPVITVQTFTDEADALAKANGVQYGLSGSVWTSDHGRAMRMSNKLDFGVVWVNTHIPFVSEMPHGGFKHSGYGKDLSVFGLHDYTRVKHVMHYIGE